The Culex quinquefasciatus strain JHB chromosome 2, VPISU_Cqui_1.0_pri_paternal, whole genome shotgun sequence genome contains the following window.
ATGTTCCGCAAAATTCCCCGACAACAAAGCGCTCGAGAGCCATCAATGCATCGTCGTTCACGAATGTCCATATTGTcctaaaaagtttataaacaaaaagACGTTGGAAACGCACAAGTGCGAGGTCAGCGTGGCAAGAAAAAAGAACCCCCGCAATCCACGACCCTCATCGGCGCCAGGAAGAGAGCAGCACCAGTGCAACCTCTGTTACGAGTTCTTCAAAAATCCGTCCTGTCTTCGAAAGCACATGCTGACGCACGCCCCCAACCAGAGCTATCCTTGCCGGTATTGCTCGGCCACGTTCATGCGAGAGACGGGCCGGGATAACCACGAGGTACGACACACCGGCCAGGCAACGTACCGATGCGAGGTGTGCGGCAAACCGAACAATAAACGTCAGTCGTACGTGCAACATTACGAGACGACTCACGCGACCGCCGCGGAACAAATTCACGCGTGCACCATGTGCGAGCTACGCTTCAGCCGGGACCACTTTTTGGCGAACCATCTGTACTTTGTGCATCGCGTCAGGTCCGCGGACGACGGAACGtggaagaaaaagttcatccagCAGACCAGCAGGAAGTCACAGGTGAAGAAGATTCTACGGGGGATGTGTAATAACCACTTTCGGAAGTAATAAAACATTTAGGTTTAAATCAGAGTTCAAATTTATTCCATATCCTGCTCGATGTACTCAACTGTCATTTCCTCGTCGTCTTCTCCGTCCTCAATCTGCCCCGAAGTGCGTCGAATCCCCGGCTGGCTTTGGCGATTGAATTTGGCCTTCCAACTTTTGTCTTGCGGTTCGATCTGGTGCGCGTACTTCAAGTGTTGGGACAAAAAGTGGTCCCGGCTGTAACGTTGCTCGCACAGGTGGCAGCCAAACAGCCGCTCGGAATCGTCAACGTGCGACTCAATGTGTTGGATGTATTTTAGTCGTGCGCGGATCTTCTGACCACAACCCGGGAAATCGCACTCGTACGGAAAGATGCCGGTGTGTTGGATCATATGTTTTTCCAGCGTGCTTGCCGTGTGGAACCGGGACGGACAGTACTGGCAGGCAAAGTTACGCGTACTTCCGTGCAAAACCATGTGCGAGCGGAGGCCCATTTTTCGCTTGAAACGCATTCCGCAGATGGAGCAGCTGAACCGGGTTGCTTCCGTGTGGGAGATCAGATGCGAGTACAGGTTGGAACTGTTGGCAAATTTACCGCCGCAAATCTTGCACACGTACTCCGCGGTGGCTTGCTTTATGTGTCGCAGCTCACAGCCTCGGGCCTGTCTTTCGTGCTTGTACGCTTTCGAACAAATCGGGCAGGGATAATCGGTAGCTTCTTTGTGCAAGGCCAAGTGTGTGTCAAATGCTGGAAATCGTGAAAATGCCTTTCCGCACGTGTCACACACAAAACTCTCCTCTTCGTACGTTGAGACCATGTGCACTCGCAGACGCATTTCGCTCGGGTACCTCCGGTAGCAGGTCTTGCACTCGAAGGGACGCGCCTCCTCGACGTTGTCCACCTTGTGGTAAAACCTGGGCTGGTTGGCGTGAATCTCCTGGCTGTGCCGTTCAAGCTCTTCCGGCGTATCGAACCGCTCTCGGTGCAACCGACACCCACAGCACCAGTACGACTTTGGCCCATCGTGAGAAGCCAAATGCTGGAGCATATCCTGAACCGAATTGCGCATTGCCGGACACTTGCTGCACGCAAATCTACGTCTCAATTCGATAGTGTGTTTCCTGAGTTGACTTACGTTTAAGAAGCGCTTGAAACAGTTTCCGCATTCAAACCCATTTGCACTCGTCGCTTCCCGTTCCGGTGCGTGAACTTGCTGCTGATGTTCCTTCACCTCCTCAACAGTCTTGTAAACCTTGAAGCACCCACAGCACGCAAGCTCCAAATCCACCGATTCCTCAACAACCACTTTCGATCTTTTCTTCGTTTGATTTCGATGATCCTCCCGATGCCTCGTAAGTTCCTCCTTCGTCTTGAATCGCCCAGCACAAACGGAACATCGAACCGGATGCGACTTCACCAGCTCCTCGTTCCGAGTTTTCCGCTCGACGTCCCGATGGCCCTTGGTGTGCCACTTGTACTTGTTCTCCTTTTCGGTTTGGAACTCACATCCACAGCACCCAAACAAATCCCTCGTCTCACCCTTACACGTGTGCTCCTCATAGCGCTCCTTGCTCCCAAATTGACACTCGCACCGGGGACAAATCCGAACCACCCGTCCCCCAATCTTCCCACTCCAGTGGGCTTCCAAAATCTTCCAGCTCGCAAACAGCGAATAGCAAACCATGCACAACGCTTTGTTGCGCGGTGGGTCAACGGGCGCCCCCGGGAAATGAACCTGCTTCGAGTGGTCCATAAGTTCCTGCTCGTCAACGCACGTAAAATTGCAGCCGCAGCAAATGAGCACCTCATCCGGGGAAGCTTCCTCTTCAGCGTCCACGTCGCTCAGTTCCAGCTTCACCGCGGGGACTTCCGAATCTACCTTGATCGCTTCATCCTCCGCGATCAAGCTTTTGGCGGCCAGCGTTTCGTGAGAACGCCGGGCAAGCTGCCGAAGGTTGAAGGCTTCCTCGAGCCGGGATCGGCACTCCAAGCAAACTAGCCGTGGACTGGTGTCCGATTCTGAGAGCTGCAGGTAAACAGAACATTTGATGAAAACAGATATTAAAAGTAGCGGGAAGAACTATGTACCTCTATTCCACATATTGCTTGTAGAGCGGCCGGGATGGAGAAATTGCGGTTCTGTGCTTCAATGCTTTGCTGGAAAATGTCCAcgagaaatcgatcgaaagctTCGCTTTCATCGCACAAACAAATTCTGCAAACGTTCATCGCGTTTTGGCTAACTTCAGCTAAGTATTCTTTGATTCATTTAATCATTAAACActcaatcaacttagaaaacttagtCAATTAAAGTTCAACAGAAATTTTagcaaatcaaattaaaatacttctgtcagctttttatttatcttttcgtACACGTTGATATTCAATTTGTTAACACAAACTCTCATACACGTAAATTCAAAATCAGTAATATTTACGCTTATCCGAAACAAGTCAAGTCAATCTAGGGTAGAAGCTGGTTTGGCTTATCTCAAACTTGGAATGCTGAATACggacgaaaaatcaaagtcactcGAGGAGGGGTTCGAACCAACGTCCTTAGGATTGGTAaacaaaaaggtgcaggtggttatgttgcACATGACCACATGacacacatgaccagtatgacaaagaactttgcaagatgcttgttgaaattctggcaaattttcgattagaatggtGCATGATCGTACCATTTCGATGTGTTCGAAGAATGATTTTAGCGAACACCGTATTTCTAGTCCAAATTTCCTCATGATTCCTTTAAAATTAGGCAAAACAACTCTTTTGCGATCAATTTCGTGGGCCTGAGGCcatttgatttgaaaagttttaagacTTAACCACATTCGGAACTTGAGGTTCAAAACGAGGACATGCACGGTGCTGCCTCTAGCGGTGGAGAGCTCCAACTTTTCGACAAGTTTTTATGGCAGTTTTGCATCAAAGGGTCGTCCATAGTGCATGttaatgtatgtatgtatgtatgatccccatacccgcaggcaacttggtcctggaacacatgtgagcgctaggtgagcaattcgatcatcttttactccgtaatctgtacacccacgtgcataagtttttttgcacgaatttttatgctacaaataccggcgcatagatcaaaatggtttcccgcttccctccccaagcgccggaaatttgtagcgggtgtagggacacttcgtatagacgccct
Protein-coding sequences here:
- the LOC6037747 gene encoding zinc finger protein 26, which produces MNVCRICLCDESEAFDRFLVDIFQQSIEAQNRNFSIPAALQAICGIELSESDTSPRLVCLECRSRLEEAFNLRQLARRSHETLAAKSLIAEDEAIKVDSEVPAVKLELSDVDAEEEASPDEVLICCGCNFTCVDEQELMDHSKQVHFPGAPVDPPRNKALCMVCYSLFASWKILEAHWSGKIGGRVVRICPRCECQFGSKERYEEHTCKGETRDLFGCCGCEFQTEKENKYKWHTKGHRDVERKTRNEELVKSHPVRCSVCAGRFKTKEELTRHREDHRNQTKKRSKVVVEESVDLELACCGCFKVYKTVEEVKEHQQQVHAPEREATSANGFECGNCFKRFLNVSQLRKHTIELRRRFACSKCPAMRNSVQDMLQHLASHDGPKSYWCCGCRLHRERFDTPEELERHSQEIHANQPRFYHKVDNVEEARPFECKTCYRRYPSEMRLRVHMVSTYEEESFVCDTCGKAFSRFPAFDTHLALHKEATDYPCPICSKAYKHERQARGCELRHIKQATAEYVCKICGGKFANSSNLYSHLISHTEATRFSCSICGMRFKRKMGLRSHMVLHGSTRNFACQYCPSRFHTASTLEKHMIQHTGIFPYECDFPGCGQKIRARLKYIQHIESHVDDSERLFGCHLCEQRYSRDHFLSQHLKYAHQIEPQDKSWKAKFNRQSQPGIRRTSGQIEDGEDDEEMTVEYIEQDME